A genomic stretch from Oleomonas cavernae includes:
- a CDS encoding sulfotransferase domain-containing protein, whose amino-acid sequence MGQLIWLASFPKSGNTWLRTFLHHLLINPPAPLPPDQLIRFTVGDSMRVWYDKVAGKPTQGMTEAEIAALRPRVQASMTGAFPDSVFVKTHSMLGERDGTPLISEAVTAGGIYVVRDPRDVAISGADHFGLSIDEMIDKMADTRAIAGGDVKHVVTHVSSWSQHVISWTAQPLPQFHVVRYEDMEQAPFKTFGGIARFLGLKPPRDRLDRAIKFSSFKVVQNQEAKHGFQERSGHSQRFFRVGKSGQWKATLTPAQVARIEADHGEQMRRFGYL is encoded by the coding sequence TTGGGCCAACTGATCTGGCTCGCGTCCTTTCCCAAATCGGGAAATACCTGGCTGCGAACCTTCCTGCACCACCTGTTGATCAATCCGCCCGCCCCCCTGCCGCCGGACCAGTTGATCCGCTTCACGGTCGGGGATTCCATGCGCGTCTGGTACGACAAGGTCGCCGGCAAGCCGACCCAGGGCATGACAGAGGCTGAAATCGCGGCCTTGCGGCCGCGCGTGCAGGCCTCGATGACCGGCGCCTTTCCCGATTCCGTCTTCGTCAAGACCCACTCGATGCTTGGCGAACGCGACGGCACGCCGCTGATCTCCGAGGCGGTGACAGCCGGCGGGATCTATGTCGTGCGCGATCCGCGCGACGTCGCCATCTCGGGCGCCGACCACTTCGGCCTGTCGATCGACGAGATGATCGACAAGATGGCGGATACGCGGGCGATCGCCGGCGGCGACGTCAAGCATGTGGTCACCCATGTGTCGAGCTGGAGCCAGCATGTCATCAGTTGGACCGCGCAGCCGCTGCCGCAATTCCACGTTGTGCGCTACGAGGACATGGAACAAGCGCCGTTCAAGACCTTCGGCGGCATCGCCCGCTTCCTGGGGCTGAAGCCGCCGCGCGACCGGCTCGACCGGGCGATCAAGTTTTCCTCGTTCAAGGTGGTTCAGAACCAGGAAGCCAAGCACGGCTTCCAGGAGCGCAGCGGCCATTCGCAGCGGTTTTTCCGCGTCGGCAAGTCGGGGCAGTGGAAGGCGACGCTGACGCCGGCCCAGGTGGCGCGGATCGAAGCCGACCACGGCGAGCAGATGCGCCGTTTCGGTTACCTCTAG
- a CDS encoding porin, with amino-acid sequence MKKILLGTTALATAVLISAGAQAAAEPVSLKISGYFKGLVAFGDNGVTDARNVAVKSWDSEVHFTAKGVADNGLTYGARIELEGNTTGNQIDEAFLFFEGGFGKIEVGYDDSVAYQMLNTSPAPDKLGMLALNTPNYAWGGATAQTLDALFNNDAAKLIYFTPRLAGFQLGVSYAPDVNYNNNATSIGSDADFTLDNDAAYGQGTSVGLNYNQKLSTVTVGLSATYSWYEAELAPDDASYWGLGASLGFGIGEGTLTVGGSYAENNDRFASGVLADTQAYDVGVKYAMGPWSLGANYIWQDYGRSSDDEMWGASVGGGYTLAPGLELSAGYIHYDRDASLTTVPADGDASADVFVLGTGLSF; translated from the coding sequence GAACCGGTCTCGCTGAAGATCAGCGGCTATTTCAAGGGCTTGGTGGCTTTCGGCGACAACGGCGTCACCGACGCCCGCAACGTCGCGGTGAAGAGCTGGGACTCCGAAGTCCACTTCACGGCCAAGGGCGTGGCCGACAACGGCTTGACCTACGGTGCGCGCATCGAGCTGGAAGGCAACACCACCGGCAACCAGATCGATGAGGCCTTCCTGTTCTTCGAAGGCGGCTTCGGCAAGATCGAGGTCGGCTACGACGACTCGGTCGCCTACCAGATGCTCAATACCTCGCCGGCGCCCGACAAGCTCGGCATGCTCGCCCTCAACACGCCGAACTACGCCTGGGGCGGCGCGACCGCGCAGACCCTGGATGCGCTGTTCAACAACGACGCCGCCAAGCTGATCTATTTCACGCCGCGGCTCGCCGGTTTCCAGCTCGGCGTCTCCTATGCGCCGGACGTCAACTATAACAACAACGCCACCAGCATCGGCTCCGATGCCGACTTCACGCTCGACAACGACGCCGCCTACGGCCAGGGCACTTCGGTCGGCTTGAACTACAACCAGAAGCTCTCGACAGTCACTGTGGGCCTGTCGGCAACCTACAGCTGGTACGAAGCGGAACTGGCACCCGACGATGCGAGCTACTGGGGCCTCGGCGCCAGCTTGGGCTTCGGCATCGGCGAAGGCACCCTCACCGTCGGCGGCTCCTACGCCGAGAACAACGACCGCTTCGCCAGCGGCGTCCTCGCCGACACCCAGGCCTACGATGTGGGCGTCAAGTACGCCATGGGCCCGTGGAGCCTCGGCGCCAACTACATCTGGCAGGACTACGGGCGTAGCAGCGACGACGAGATGTGGGGCGCTTCGGTCGGCGGCGGCTATACGCTGGCGCCGGGCCTCGAGCTGTCGGCGGGCTACATCCACTACGACCGCGATGCCTCCCTGACCACGGTCCCCGCGGACGGCGACGCCAGCGCGGACGTCTTCGTCCTGGGCACGGGCCTGTCGTTCTGA